Proteins encoded in a region of the Paenibacillus sp. E222 genome:
- the pgsA gene encoding CDP-diacylglycerol--glycerol-3-phosphate 3-phosphatidyltransferase: protein MNLPNRITLARICLIPFLMVFLLVDFPFYPEPLQLGSLSLPYNQLIAAVIFIIAASTDGIDGYLARKNNMVTNLGKLLDPLADKLLVTAVLISLVEMGKLDSWIAVVIISREFAVTGLRQIALLDGSVVAASAWGKLKTVVQIVAIVLLLLNNFPFSFTGIHMDVIAVWAAAIITIWSGIDYFIKNKNLLHLSKA, encoded by the coding sequence GTGAATTTACCCAACCGGATTACGCTTGCACGAATTTGCTTAATCCCTTTTTTGATGGTGTTCCTGCTCGTAGATTTTCCGTTCTATCCAGAACCGTTGCAATTGGGAAGCTTATCGCTTCCGTATAATCAATTGATTGCTGCTGTCATTTTTATCATTGCAGCAAGCACGGATGGAATTGACGGCTATCTGGCTCGGAAAAATAATATGGTCACCAACCTGGGGAAATTGCTTGATCCGCTGGCTGACAAATTGTTGGTTACCGCGGTGCTGATTTCACTTGTGGAAATGGGTAAGTTGGATTCCTGGATTGCTGTGGTCATTATTAGTCGTGAGTTCGCTGTTACCGGCTTGCGTCAGATTGCATTATTGGATGGTTCGGTTGTTGCAGCAAGTGCCTGGGGCAAACTGAAGACCGTCGTGCAAATTGTAGCGATTGTGCTGCTGTTGTTGAATAATTTCCCGTTCTCATTCACGGGTATTCACATGGACGTTATTGCTGTTTGGGCTGCAGCGATTATTACGATTTGGTCAGGCATTGATTACTTTATCAAAAACAAAAATTTGCTTCATTTATCGAAAGCTTAA
- a CDS encoding YajQ family cyclic di-GMP-binding protein, producing the protein MSSENSFDIVSKMDLQELTNAVTQTEKEIGTRYDFKGSKSSLKLDKDALTIVSDDETKLKAVIDVLQSKMAKRGLPLKNIDYAKVEPASSGTVRQRLNFKQGIDQDIAKKINILIRDSKMKVKSQIQGDQLRVTGKSKNDLQAVMQLLNGANLPLDLQYTNFK; encoded by the coding sequence TTGAGTTCAGAAAATTCATTTGATATCGTGTCCAAAATGGACTTGCAGGAATTGACAAATGCCGTTACACAAACGGAAAAGGAAATTGGCACGCGTTATGACTTCAAGGGCAGCAAGAGCAGTCTGAAACTGGATAAGGATGCGTTAACGATCGTATCTGATGATGAGACCAAACTCAAGGCTGTCATCGATGTACTTCAATCCAAAATGGCTAAGCGGGGTTTACCTTTAAAAAACATTGATTATGCAAAAGTAGAGCCTGCTTCGTCAGGTACAGTCAGACAGCGTTTGAATTTCAAGCAGGGGATTGATCAGGATATCGCTAAAAAAATCAATATTTTGATTCGTGACTCCAAGATGAAAGTGAAGAGTCAGATTCAGGGAGATCAACTCCGGGTAACAGGTAAAAGTAAGAATGATTTGCAAGCAGTTATGCAGCTGTTGAACGGTGCCAATCTGCCTCTGGACCTGCAATATACAAATTTCAAATAA
- a CDS encoding RodZ family helix-turn-helix domain-containing protein encodes MSELGQQLREARLQKGMSLDDVQEMTKIRKRYLEAIEAGDYKVLPGSFYVRAFIKTYAETVGLNPDELLEGHKKDVPAEETEATMEPVIQKRSNRPVERSNRWMSVALMWTFPVLILVLLYVYVVMNKDDSDTQGLDQTKITDSQQLPQDKPDEPTDNGQASNPPANESGSGETNEGEAGGNGGGTAEGQTDGQTDGQTTGENEENPTENPPASVTVAEDGKSGNITNFKVNGSAGQPVTVTIKATGHSWLEVYKGENSSGEKLEYGNTADGDSYTFELDSAGMYIKSGYAAATTIEVAGQVVTDGKATNRIRLRLGEDTSSIGNDSTTSNETGSTTEGSTNTSGE; translated from the coding sequence ATGTCTGAACTGGGTCAGCAGTTAAGAGAGGCCCGGCTGCAAAAAGGGATGAGTCTTGACGATGTACAGGAAATGACTAAAATTCGCAAGAGGTATTTGGAGGCAATAGAGGCAGGAGACTACAAAGTGCTGCCTGGCAGCTTCTATGTGCGTGCATTTATCAAAACCTATGCGGAAACGGTGGGACTAAATCCTGATGAGCTGCTGGAGGGACATAAGAAAGATGTACCTGCAGAAGAAACGGAAGCAACCATGGAGCCGGTTATTCAAAAGCGTTCAAACCGCCCGGTAGAGCGCAGTAACCGTTGGATGTCTGTTGCGCTGATGTGGACTTTTCCGGTATTAATTCTTGTGCTGTTGTACGTGTATGTAGTGATGAACAAGGATGATTCGGATACACAAGGGCTGGATCAGACCAAGATCACAGACAGCCAGCAGCTGCCTCAAGATAAACCGGATGAGCCTACAGATAATGGTCAAGCTTCTAATCCGCCAGCTAATGAATCAGGTAGCGGAGAAACGAATGAAGGCGAGGCTGGCGGTAACGGCGGCGGAACGGCAGAGGGACAGACTGACGGACAAACGGATGGCCAAACGACGGGCGAAAATGAAGAGAACCCAACAGAAAATCCCCCAGCTTCTGTAACTGTGGCTGAAGACGGAAAATCAGGCAATATCACGAACTTTAAAGTGAACGGCAGCGCAGGGCAGCCTGTGACGGTTACGATTAAAGCAACGGGGCATAGCTGGCTGGAAGTATACAAGGGCGAGAACTCTAGTGGAGAGAAGTTGGAGTATGGCAACACCGCTGATGGAGACAGTTATACTTTTGAATTGGACAGTGCAGGAATGTACATTAAGTCCGGTTACGCTGCAGCGACCACAATTGAGGTTGCAGGGCAGGTTGTGACAGACGGGAAAGCGACGAACCGCATTCGGTTAAGGCTTGGTGAGGATACATCCTCAATAGGTAACGATAGCACTACGTCGAATGAAACAGGAAGCACTACCGAAGGAAGCACCAACACTAGCGGCGAATAA
- a CDS encoding DUF3388 domain-containing protein, translated as MESKQWYMEYKIHKNRPGLLGDIASMLGMLEVNILTINGVEGKTRGMLLESDDDEKIRLLGEMLGKVNSITVSALRQPKLVDILAVRHGRYIDRDSDDRKTFRFTRDELGLLVDFLGEVFKREGNQVIGLRGMPRVGKTESIIAGSVCAMKRWTFVSSTLLRQTIRSQMSEDELNPNNVFIIDGIVSTIRSSERHYNLLQDIMTMPSTKVIEHPDIFVQESEYDFNDFDIIIELRNNPNEEIIYDTFTASYTDEL; from the coding sequence ATGGAATCTAAACAATGGTATATGGAGTATAAAATACATAAGAACAGACCTGGCCTTTTAGGGGATATCGCCTCTATGCTGGGGATGCTTGAAGTAAATATATTGACCATCAACGGTGTTGAAGGCAAAACCCGGGGGATGCTGCTGGAATCGGATGATGACGAGAAGATTCGTCTGCTGGGTGAAATGCTTGGCAAAGTGAACAGCATAACTGTGTCTGCTTTGCGTCAACCGAAACTGGTCGATATTTTGGCTGTACGGCATGGTCGCTATATTGATCGTGATTCGGATGATCGCAAGACATTTCGTTTTACGCGGGACGAACTTGGGTTACTTGTGGACTTTTTGGGTGAAGTATTTAAGAGGGAAGGAAATCAAGTCATTGGTTTGCGTGGAATGCCGCGTGTAGGCAAAACGGAATCCATTATTGCAGGCAGCGTATGTGCAATGAAGCGCTGGACGTTTGTTTCCTCCACACTTCTTCGTCAAACCATAAGAAGCCAGATGTCCGAGGACGAATTGAATCCAAACAATGTGTTTATCATTGACGGAATTGTCAGTACGATTCGTTCAAGCGAACGCCATTATAATCTGTTACAGGACATCATGACGATGCCAAGTACCAAGGTTATTGAACATCCGGATATTTTTGTGCAGGAGTCGGAATATGATTTTAATGATTTTGACATTATTATTGAACTGCGCAACAATCCGAATGAAGAAATTATTTATGATACGTTTACGGCCAGCTACACCGACGAACTGTAA
- a CDS encoding DUF3243 domain-containing protein — MSTEKTVLTSFDTWKKFLGDRVQQAEKMGMNEETINKLAYEIGDFLDEKVDPANPSNRALKELWEVGDEDERRTIACLMVKLAKQNA, encoded by the coding sequence ATGTCAACAGAAAAAACGGTGCTCACGAGTTTCGACACTTGGAAGAAGTTTTTGGGTGACCGAGTACAGCAAGCAGAGAAGATGGGGATGAATGAAGAAACCATCAACAAACTTGCGTATGAAATCGGCGACTTCCTGGATGAGAAAGTAGATCCGGCGAACCCTTCCAACCGGGCATTGAAAGAACTATGGGAAGTCGGCGACGAGGATGAACGTCGTACGATTGCGTGCCTGATGGTCAAATTGGCCAAACAAAACGCATAA
- the ymfI gene encoding elongation factor P 5-aminopentanone reductase, whose translation MERGTGQLKPIGEMTVLVTGASGGIGAAIAERFAKVGMNVVIHYMKSHEAANEAARRCMEQGSGKVMTVSADLRSREQIERMREKLESHGLMPDILVNNAGISHYGMLSDVTEEIWDEVMAINLKGTFLCTQEMMPHMISQRYGRIINVSSIWGLSGASCEVLYSTTKGGVNAFTKALAKELAPSGVTVNAVAPGAVQTSMLNHLDQDELKMLEEEIPAGRLAQPDEISSLVYFLALPESGYINGQIISPNGGWLT comes from the coding sequence ATGGAGAGGGGAACAGGACAATTGAAGCCAATTGGAGAAATGACGGTACTTGTAACAGGCGCGAGTGGAGGCATTGGAGCAGCTATCGCAGAGCGTTTTGCCAAGGTGGGCATGAATGTAGTGATTCACTATATGAAATCGCATGAAGCAGCTAATGAAGCGGCGAGAAGGTGCATGGAACAGGGCAGTGGTAAAGTCATGACGGTGTCTGCCGATCTTCGCAGCCGGGAACAAATTGAACGTATGCGCGAAAAGCTGGAATCACACGGGCTGATGCCGGATATTCTGGTGAATAATGCAGGGATATCTCATTATGGAATGCTGTCCGATGTTACGGAAGAAATCTGGGATGAAGTGATGGCAATTAACCTGAAAGGCACGTTCTTGTGTACACAGGAAATGATGCCTCACATGATCTCCCAAAGATACGGTCGAATCATAAATGTGTCATCTATCTGGGGATTGTCGGGTGCCTCTTGTGAGGTGTTGTATTCTACTACCAAAGGCGGTGTAAATGCATTCACCAAAGCTCTTGCCAAAGAATTGGCTCCATCTGGCGTAACGGTGAATGCTGTAGCTCCGGGTGCGGTTCAAACATCCATGCTGAACCATCTGGATCAGGATGAACTAAAAATGCTGGAAGAGGAAATTCCGGCAGGAAGACTTGCCCAACCAGATGAAATCTCATCACTGGTCTACTTCCTTGCCCTTCCCGAGTCTGGCTACATTAATGGGCAGATTATAAGTCCAAATGGTGGCTGGCTCACGTAA
- the yfmH gene encoding EF-P 5-aminopentanol modification-associated protein YfmH → MESITYDRLQETLYYEVMDNGLHVYILPKPGFQKTYATFATKYGSVDNHFKVEGQEEVKVPDGIAHFLEHKMFEEPTGDIFATFASHGASANAFTSFDQTVYLFSATEHVNENIQTLVDFVQNPYFTDQNVEKEKGIIAQEINMYADNPDWRVYFGLIEAMYQKHPVHIDIAGTVESIGIITKETLYTCYNSFYHPSNMLLFVVGGVDPQEVIDMVRSNQAKKNYKPQGQIERIFEPEPKQVGEARRESKLAVSLPKCLFGFKETDVGLTGEDLLRRDMTTKLMLDLLFGSSTPLFQKLYDEDLISDSFGHEYNSSTQYAFSAIGGDTKDPDQLLARIREEVDAIVEKGFDATDFERARKKKIGGYLRMLNSPENIANEFTRQQFRGGDFFNMLPLYESLTLEEVNRRLKEHIRWDQLSISLVVSP, encoded by the coding sequence GTGGAGAGCATAACATACGATCGTTTGCAGGAAACGCTGTATTACGAAGTGATGGATAACGGGCTGCATGTTTATATTTTGCCTAAACCGGGTTTCCAGAAAACATATGCCACATTTGCTACTAAATACGGTTCGGTCGACAATCATTTTAAGGTTGAAGGGCAGGAGGAAGTGAAGGTTCCGGACGGAATTGCTCATTTTCTGGAACACAAAATGTTTGAAGAACCAACTGGTGATATTTTTGCCACATTTGCTTCTCATGGTGCTTCTGCCAATGCCTTTACCAGTTTTGACCAGACGGTTTATTTGTTTTCGGCGACGGAACATGTCAATGAAAATATACAAACATTAGTTGATTTTGTGCAAAATCCTTACTTCACCGATCAGAATGTGGAAAAGGAAAAAGGGATCATCGCACAGGAAATTAATATGTATGCGGATAATCCGGATTGGCGCGTTTATTTTGGCCTGATTGAGGCGATGTATCAGAAACATCCGGTGCATATTGATATTGCGGGAACCGTTGAATCCATTGGCATCATAACCAAAGAAACGTTGTATACGTGCTACAACTCTTTTTATCATCCAAGCAATATGCTTCTGTTTGTCGTGGGTGGAGTAGACCCGCAGGAAGTGATCGATATGGTTCGTTCGAACCAGGCGAAGAAAAATTACAAGCCTCAAGGGCAGATTGAGCGAATATTTGAACCGGAACCTAAGCAAGTGGGAGAAGCCAGACGTGAATCCAAATTGGCCGTTTCCCTGCCCAAATGTTTGTTTGGTTTTAAGGAAACCGATGTGGGACTCACTGGAGAAGACCTGCTGCGCCGGGATATGACAACCAAACTAATGTTGGATCTATTGTTTGGTTCCAGTACTCCGCTATTTCAAAAATTGTATGATGAAGACCTGATTTCGGACAGCTTTGGGCATGAATATAACAGTTCGACGCAATATGCTTTTTCGGCTATTGGCGGGGACACCAAAGACCCGGATCAACTGCTTGCCCGCATCCGTGAAGAAGTCGATGCTATTGTGGAAAAAGGATTTGATGCAACCGACTTTGAGCGCGCACGCAAAAAGAAAATAGGTGGATATTTGCGCATGCTCAATTCACCAGAAAACATTGCAAATGAATTTACGCGGCAGCAATTCCGTGGTGGTGATTTTTTCAACATGCTCCCGTTGTATGAATCGCTTACACTGGAAGAGGTAAACCGCAGATTGAAAGAGCATATTCGTTGGGATCAACTGTCGATATCGCTTGTCGTGAGTCCTTAA
- the yfmF gene encoding EF-P 5-aminopentanol modification-associated protein YfmF: protein MNTSGFERGNRKEFRIHVLPTKRFKTFAISLYAGVPLQEDTVTKVALTPFVLRRGTESYPETTQFREQLEHLYGAGFGFDVYKRGDYQIVQFRMDTINDSFVGGDEQLLDRSFAFLGEVLTRPAQEDGHFRTSYVQAERETVRKMLESIVNDKMRYAAERSIEEMCKNEPYRLHPLGERKDLPGIDPDTLTASYQEWLQQASMDLYVVGDTTLEEVENLVQRYFNVERTISSDYHTQKAIRGDKEVETVVERLNVNQGKLNMGLRTSITYGDPQYAAALMYNGILGGYPHSKLFVNVREKESLAYYASSRYDGHKGIATIQSGIEIPNYEKAVRIIKQQLDEMKNGNITDLEMSQTKAMIRNLLKEMQDSAFELIAYDFNRQLSGKERTAEELLTQVEQISKENVREAAEKFRLDTIYFLRDEKGE from the coding sequence TTGAATACATCAGGATTTGAACGAGGAAACCGGAAAGAATTCCGCATACATGTTCTTCCTACGAAACGTTTTAAGACATTTGCAATCTCACTTTACGCAGGGGTTCCCCTGCAGGAAGATACGGTAACCAAAGTAGCCTTAACACCTTTTGTGCTTCGGCGCGGGACCGAATCCTATCCGGAAACAACGCAATTTCGAGAACAGTTGGAACATTTGTATGGAGCGGGTTTTGGCTTTGATGTCTATAAACGTGGCGATTACCAGATTGTACAGTTCCGTATGGATACCATTAATGATTCCTTTGTTGGCGGGGACGAGCAGCTGTTGGATCGTTCTTTTGCTTTTCTCGGGGAGGTGCTCACACGCCCTGCACAGGAGGATGGACATTTTCGGACCTCATATGTACAAGCTGAGCGGGAGACTGTTCGCAAAATGCTGGAGTCCATCGTCAATGACAAAATGCGTTATGCTGCGGAACGTAGTATTGAGGAGATGTGTAAAAACGAGCCGTATCGTTTGCACCCGCTTGGTGAGCGCAAGGATTTGCCCGGCATTGATCCAGATACATTGACAGCCTCGTACCAGGAATGGTTGCAGCAAGCCAGTATGGACTTGTATGTGGTGGGAGACACCACGCTGGAAGAGGTAGAGAATCTGGTGCAGCGTTATTTCAATGTTGAACGTACGATCTCTTCCGACTATCACACACAGAAAGCTATTCGTGGAGATAAAGAAGTGGAAACCGTTGTAGAACGGCTTAATGTGAATCAGGGTAAGCTCAATATGGGACTTCGCACGTCAATTACTTATGGTGACCCGCAGTATGCAGCAGCATTGATGTATAACGGCATTCTCGGAGGATATCCGCATTCCAAACTGTTCGTTAATGTTCGTGAAAAAGAAAGCCTGGCGTACTATGCCTCTTCCCGTTATGACGGACATAAGGGTATTGCAACGATTCAATCCGGGATAGAAATCCCCAATTATGAAAAAGCCGTCAGGATTATCAAGCAGCAGCTGGATGAAATGAAGAATGGAAATATCACTGACCTGGAGATGTCTCAGACCAAGGCGATGATCCGTAATCTGCTCAAGGAAATGCAGGATTCTGCATTTGAGCTGATTGCTTATGATTTCAATCGACAGTTATCCGGCAAAGAGCGGACCGCCGAGGAACTGCTGACCCAGGTAGAACAGATCAGCAAAGAAAATGTTCGTGAGGCGGCAGAGAAATTCCGTCTGGATACGATTTATTTCTTGCGTGATGAGAAGGGGGAATAG
- the sleB gene encoding spore cortex-lytic enzyme translates to MRKMNIWLFTAILLMSALGIRYLLPGNTATDSPNPSSPQVEEKSLPTFSTNAVKYGSYGQDVYELQGRLKYLGFYNGKIDSNFGSSTLKSVKWFQSEFGMKVDGVVGAKTKLKLYNASKQWSPTETPLHKDQTSGDSGNNNNTADKEQDNMGSANSMGLSENEIKIMANAVYGESRGEPFEGQVAVAAVILNRVKSPSFPNTPSGVIFQPGAFTAVADGQIYLEPNAQAKKAVEQAINGWDPSGGCLYYFNPKTATSKWIWTRPQVKTIGQHIFCM, encoded by the coding sequence ATGCGAAAAATGAACATATGGCTTTTCACTGCTATTTTGCTGATGTCCGCATTGGGAATTCGTTATTTGCTTCCTGGGAATACAGCAACCGATAGTCCAAACCCAAGTTCCCCGCAGGTCGAAGAAAAGTCCTTACCCACCTTTAGCACCAATGCTGTGAAATATGGAAGTTATGGTCAGGATGTATACGAGCTTCAAGGCCGGCTGAAGTATTTGGGATTTTACAATGGTAAAATTGACAGCAATTTTGGCAGCAGTACACTGAAATCGGTCAAATGGTTTCAATCTGAATTTGGCATGAAGGTAGACGGTGTGGTCGGAGCCAAAACGAAGCTGAAGCTGTATAATGCTTCAAAACAATGGTCGCCAACAGAAACACCGCTGCACAAGGATCAAACTTCAGGAGATAGTGGCAACAATAACAATACTGCGGATAAAGAGCAGGACAATATGGGCTCAGCCAATTCCATGGGGTTGTCGGAGAACGAAATCAAAATTATGGCTAACGCTGTATATGGTGAATCTCGCGGAGAGCCGTTTGAAGGTCAAGTGGCAGTAGCCGCAGTTATCCTAAATCGCGTTAAATCGCCGAGTTTCCCGAACACCCCATCTGGAGTAATTTTCCAGCCAGGTGCGTTCACCGCCGTTGCAGACGGCCAGATTTATCTGGAACCGAATGCACAAGCTAAAAAGGCAGTTGAACAGGCGATAAATGGTTGGGACCCATCCGGTGGATGCCTCTATTATTTTAATCCGAAGACAGCTACATCCAAATGGATCTGGACACGTCCTCAGGTAAAAACAATCGGGCAGCATATATTCTGTATGTGA
- a CDS encoding DNA translocase FtsK: MARRKKRKKKAAAFSGVLKYEIYGIVLITLAVIALSGEATVGRSLSKMFGLMLGKFYFAIPLIGIYYGLMVMIHRKWPSGWTTRKTGLVLLVFALTLMSTVSAMHQKLIPVGALEPGAVLTQIHNDMQTELLTPAAPGERDSMLNKDISGGYIGAAQFALFLWLFGSLGARLIMIVMFIISFMLVTNLSYVDLIRIFRTKIWDAGSAMYKKLEARPSARAVSSSAGKKNGNVRKVVPVPVNDEEDDDDDLQDQQLPKRKAPIFFQLFGKWGSDRTKNERGLDEDNSLDTEHVVYRAEQEPPADSWHDEPIIASDVMASAAVPVQSRPNSAPIIRDFFEHVRSEDASKDDDLDDAYPFPDDLTDNMQTDELPIKISDELVDNMEWPGAADAGTDGMDAVEGSSDVASTLSNAAQGLDASDTEGQEVQPVKPPPPPPKPYKLPSFRLLSKPNNGGKGGDQKDYMQTARKLEATLESFGVRAKVLEVVRGPAVTRYEIQPDIGVKVSRIVSLTDDIALALAAKDIRMEAPIPGKSAIGIEVPNGEVSVVTMREVMETATFQEAESKVTIAFGRDISGQTIIGNLARMPHLLVAGATGSGKSVCINGIITSILYKAKPDEVKFLMVDPKMVELNVYNGIPHLMAPVVTDPKRASLALKKIVVEMEKRYELFSKSGTRNVEGYNNLMKDNPAAVLPYIVVIVDELADLMMVAAGDVEDAIARLAQMARAAGIHLIIATQRPSVDVITGVIKANIPSRIAFGVSSQVDSRTILDMGGAEKLLGRGDMLFMPMGASKPVRVQGAFMSDEEVENIVNYVRGQGEAQYDESLVPEVDDSVQAADEVQDELYEQAVQIILEAKQASVSLLQRRMRVGYTRAARLIDSMEARGVIGPYEGSKPREVLISLEQYQQNKISS, encoded by the coding sequence TTGGCCAGAAGAAAAAAGAGGAAAAAAAAGGCCGCAGCGTTTAGTGGCGTTTTAAAATATGAAATTTACGGCATTGTGCTTATTACCCTTGCCGTCATTGCTTTGTCGGGTGAAGCAACCGTAGGACGCTCGCTTTCCAAGATGTTTGGATTAATGCTTGGCAAGTTCTATTTTGCGATTCCGCTTATCGGGATTTATTATGGCTTAATGGTGATGATTCATCGAAAATGGCCTAGTGGTTGGACAACGCGCAAGACAGGGCTTGTATTACTGGTGTTTGCCTTAACCCTGATGAGTACCGTCTCTGCCATGCACCAGAAGCTTATTCCGGTTGGAGCCCTTGAGCCTGGTGCTGTACTTACACAGATACATAATGATATGCAAACCGAGCTGCTCACGCCTGCTGCGCCAGGCGAACGGGATTCAATGCTCAATAAGGACATTAGCGGCGGTTATATTGGAGCGGCGCAATTTGCCTTGTTCTTGTGGTTGTTTGGCAGCTTGGGGGCACGATTGATTATGATCGTGATGTTCATTATCAGCTTCATGCTGGTTACCAATCTTTCTTATGTCGATTTGATTCGCATTTTCAGAACCAAAATATGGGATGCAGGAAGTGCGATGTACAAAAAGCTGGAGGCTAGACCGTCAGCACGAGCCGTTTCAAGTTCTGCGGGCAAGAAAAACGGGAATGTCCGCAAAGTGGTTCCTGTTCCAGTGAACGATGAGGAAGATGATGACGATGATCTGCAGGATCAGCAGCTACCGAAACGAAAAGCCCCGATATTTTTCCAACTCTTTGGAAAATGGGGTTCTGATCGGACGAAGAATGAGCGTGGTTTGGACGAGGATAATTCTTTAGACACGGAACATGTTGTCTACCGAGCTGAGCAGGAACCTCCAGCAGATTCATGGCATGACGAGCCAATCATCGCATCCGATGTAATGGCTTCCGCAGCAGTTCCAGTGCAATCAAGACCTAATTCGGCTCCAATCATCCGTGACTTCTTTGAACATGTCAGATCCGAGGATGCGAGTAAAGATGATGATCTGGATGATGCGTATCCTTTCCCAGATGATCTAACGGATAATATGCAGACAGATGAGCTTCCAATCAAGATTTCAGATGAACTTGTGGATAACATGGAGTGGCCTGGAGCGGCAGATGCCGGAACAGATGGGATGGATGCTGTTGAGGGTAGTTCAGACGTTGCATCTACGTTGAGCAATGCGGCTCAAGGATTGGATGCTTCGGATACGGAGGGGCAGGAAGTGCAGCCTGTTAAGCCGCCTCCACCACCTCCCAAGCCATATAAACTTCCATCGTTCAGGCTTCTTTCGAAGCCCAACAACGGAGGTAAGGGCGGCGACCAGAAGGACTATATGCAGACTGCACGCAAGCTGGAAGCAACGCTGGAAAGCTTCGGTGTTCGCGCCAAAGTACTTGAAGTCGTCAGAGGGCCTGCTGTTACACGATATGAGATCCAACCGGATATTGGTGTGAAGGTGAGCAGAATTGTAAGTCTGACAGATGATATTGCATTAGCCCTGGCGGCAAAGGATATCCGGATGGAAGCGCCAATTCCCGGCAAATCCGCTATCGGTATTGAGGTACCGAATGGAGAGGTATCGGTTGTAACGATGCGGGAGGTCATGGAGACAGCTACATTCCAGGAAGCCGAATCCAAAGTGACCATTGCATTTGGACGGGATATCTCTGGGCAGACGATTATCGGTAATCTGGCTCGTATGCCCCATTTGCTGGTGGCTGGTGCAACAGGTTCAGGTAAATCAGTATGTATCAATGGTATTATTACCAGCATCCTGTACAAAGCGAAGCCGGATGAAGTGAAGTTTCTAATGGTAGATCCCAAAATGGTCGAGCTGAACGTATATAATGGTATTCCGCATCTGATGGCACCGGTCGTAACTGATCCTAAGAGGGCTTCACTTGCTCTCAAAAAGATCGTTGTTGAGATGGAGAAAAGGTATGAGCTGTTCTCCAAATCGGGTACACGTAACGTTGAAGGCTATAATAATCTGATGAAAGACAACCCAGCGGCGGTTTTGCCTTATATTGTTGTTATCGTGGACGAGCTGGCTGACCTCATGATGGTTGCCGCGGGTGACGTGGAAGATGCGATTGCCCGATTGGCTCAGATGGCGCGTGCAGCCGGTATCCATCTGATCATTGCCACACAGCGCCCTTCTGTGGATGTTATCACTGGTGTAATCAAAGCCAACATCCCTTCCCGGATTGCCTTCGGTGTATCCTCTCAAGTGGATTCCCGAACCATTCTGGATATGGGCGGGGCCGAGAAGCTATTGGGTCGGGGAGATATGCTGTTCATGCCTATGGGAGCTTCGAAGCCGGTTCGTGTACAAGGTGCTTTCATGAGTGATGAGGAAGTTGAAAATATCGTGAATTACGTGCGTGGTCAGGGTGAAGCGCAGTATGACGAATCCCTTGTGCCTGAGGTGGATGATTCCGTTCAGGCAGCAGATGAAGTACAGGATGAGTTATATGAACAGGCGGTGCAGATTATTTTGGAGGCGAAGCAAGCCTCGGTTTCTCTGCTTCAACGCCGAATGCGAGTTGGTTATACCCGTGCAGCACGTTTGATTGACTCCATGGAAGCCCGAGGTGTGATCGGTCCTTACGAGGGTAGCAAACCACGGGAAGTACTCATCTCACTGGAGCAGTATCAACAGAATAAAATTAGCTCGTAA
- a CDS encoding YlzJ-like family protein: MTLYTVMPPELLWSGMWNEGEDTREIKVNGLLMQVRPVNEQEAVIVRLLECPLEAYLNPANMPGSIVPLSGNPGPT, from the coding sequence ATGACACTTTACACCGTGATGCCGCCTGAACTGCTGTGGTCAGGGATGTGGAATGAGGGAGAAGACACCCGGGAGATTAAGGTGAACGGATTATTGATGCAGGTCCGACCTGTTAATGAACAAGAGGCTGTCATTGTACGTTTGCTTGAATGCCCCTTGGAAGCTTATCTGAATCCAGCCAATATGCCCGGATCGATCGTTCCGCTTTCGGGTAACCCGGGACCAACATAA